The following are encoded together in the Salvelinus alpinus chromosome 29, SLU_Salpinus.1, whole genome shotgun sequence genome:
- the LOC139558927 gene encoding tissue alpha-L-fucosidase-like isoform X1 has protein sequence MPAPFASLHQLQLFLKELKMASLVLSCLLLVAVVAVSSGNGVRYTANWTSIDSRPLPVWYDEAKIGIFVHWGVFSVPGYGQFSEWFWQSWRGAHRADEVEFMKKNYPVGFTYADFAHDFKAQFFDPDEWADIFEASGAKYVVFTSKHHEGFCNWPSADSWNWNSVDTGPHRDLVGDLAAAVRKRKGLHFGLYHSLYEWFHPLYLKDRASGYKTQEFVFRKALPELVNLVMTYKPELIWSDGDWEAPDTYWNSTEFLAWLYNDSPIKDFVVVNDRWGNGCYCKHGGYYNCADRFTPGSLPNHKWEKCQSIDNRSWGYRRNMKLFELMDLPTIITDMVYVVALGGNYLLNIGPMSDGMIPPVFEERLRGMGAWLGVNGEAIYSSKPWRLQGENSTVPVWYTSKNNTVYAILLEWPSKLLFDLAAPKTSKATNVTILDDPSVPLKWVATAPTGLVVLMPDIMPVSPGQGWVLKLEGVV, from the exons ATGCCAGCGCCGTTTGCGTCACTTCATCAACTTCAGTTGTTTCTGAAAGAACTGAAAATGGCCTCTTTGGTTCTGAGTTGTTTGTTACTAGTTGCAGTGGTTGCAGTCTCGTCGGGAAATGGAGTGCGGTATACGGCCAATTGGACAAGTATCGACTCCCGGCCGCTACCGGTGTGGTACGACGAGGCGAAGATCGGTATTTTCGTTCACTGGGGGGTGTTCTCCGTGCCCGGGTACGGCCAGTTCAGTGAGTGGTTCTGGCAGTCGTGGAGAGGCGCACATAGAGCAGACGAGGTTGAGTTTATGAAGAAAAACTATCCTGTGGGTTTTACATATGCAGATTTTGCGCACGATTTCAAAGCGCAGTTCTTCGACCCTGATGAGTGGGCTGATATATTTGAAGCTTCTGGAGCCAA GTATGTGGTGTTCACATCCAAGCATCACGAGGGCTTCTGTAACTGGCCGTCTGCAGACTCCTGGAACTGGAACTCGGTGGACACTGGACCACACAGAGACCTGGTGGGAGACCTGGCAGCTGCCGTACGCAAGAG GAAGGGACTGCACTTTGGCCTGTACCACTCCCTGTATGAGTGGTTTCATCCACTCTACCTGAAGGACAGAGCTTCTGGGTACAAGACCCAGGAGTTTGTCTTCCGGAAGGCACTTCCTGAGCTGGTTAACCTGGTGATGACCTACAAGCCAGAGCTGATCTGGTCCGATGGGGATTGGGAAGCTCCTGACACCTACTGGAACTCAACAGAATTCCTGGCCTGGCTCTACAACGACAGTCCTATCAAG GACTTTGTGGTGGTCAATGACAGATGGgggaatggttgttactgtaaacATGGAGGCTACTACAACTGTGCAGACAG GTTCACGCCAGGCTCTCTGCCAAACCACAAGTGGGAGAAATGCCAGTCCATCGACAACCGCTCCTGGGGTTACCGAAGAAACATGAAACTCTTCGAGCTGATGGACCTGCCCACCATCATAACG GACATGGTGTATGTGGTGGCCCTGGGTGGTAACTACCTGCTGAACATAGGCCCCATGTCGGATGGTATGATCCCCCCAGTGTTTGAGGAGAGGCTGAGGGGCATGGGGGCCTGGTTGGGGGTCAACGGAGAGGCCATCTACTCCTCCAAACCCTGGAGGCTCCAGGGGGAAAACTCCACCGTGCCTGTCTG gtacacctcaaaGAACAACACGGTCTACGCCATATTACTGGAATGGCCTTCCAAACTTCTGTTTGACCTCGCAGCACCCAAAACCTCTAAGGCCACTAAT GTCACTATACTGGACGACCCGTCCGTACCTCTGAAGTGGGTAGCAACGGCACCGACCGGACTGGTGGTACTCATGCCTGACATCATGCCAGTTTCCCCGGGACAAGGCTGGGTCCTGAAACTAGAGGGAGTGGTGTGA
- the LOC139558927 gene encoding tissue alpha-L-fucosidase-like isoform X2: MPAPFASLHQLQLFLKELKMASLVLSCLLLVAVVAVSSGNGVRYTANWTSIDSRPLPVWYDEAKIGIFVHWGVFSVPGYGQFSEWFWQSWRGAHRADEVEFMKKNYPVGFTYADFAHDFKAQFFDPDEWADIFEASGAKYVVFTSKHHEGFCNWPSADSWNWNSVDTGPHRDLVGDLAAAVRKRKGLHFGLYHSLYEWFHPLYLKDRASGYKTQEFVFRKALPELVNLVMTYKPELIWSDGDWEAPDTYWNSTEFLAWLYNDSPIKDFVVVNDRWGNGCYCKHGGYYNCADRFTPGSLPNHKWEKCQSIDNRSWGYRRNMKLFELMDLPTIITDMVYVVALGGNYLLNIGPMSDGMIPPVFEERLRGMGAWLGVNGEAIYSSKPWRLQGENSTVPVWYTSKNNTVYAILLEWPSKLLFDLAAPKTSKATNVTILDDP; this comes from the exons ATGCCAGCGCCGTTTGCGTCACTTCATCAACTTCAGTTGTTTCTGAAAGAACTGAAAATGGCCTCTTTGGTTCTGAGTTGTTTGTTACTAGTTGCAGTGGTTGCAGTCTCGTCGGGAAATGGAGTGCGGTATACGGCCAATTGGACAAGTATCGACTCCCGGCCGCTACCGGTGTGGTACGACGAGGCGAAGATCGGTATTTTCGTTCACTGGGGGGTGTTCTCCGTGCCCGGGTACGGCCAGTTCAGTGAGTGGTTCTGGCAGTCGTGGAGAGGCGCACATAGAGCAGACGAGGTTGAGTTTATGAAGAAAAACTATCCTGTGGGTTTTACATATGCAGATTTTGCGCACGATTTCAAAGCGCAGTTCTTCGACCCTGATGAGTGGGCTGATATATTTGAAGCTTCTGGAGCCAA GTATGTGGTGTTCACATCCAAGCATCACGAGGGCTTCTGTAACTGGCCGTCTGCAGACTCCTGGAACTGGAACTCGGTGGACACTGGACCACACAGAGACCTGGTGGGAGACCTGGCAGCTGCCGTACGCAAGAG GAAGGGACTGCACTTTGGCCTGTACCACTCCCTGTATGAGTGGTTTCATCCACTCTACCTGAAGGACAGAGCTTCTGGGTACAAGACCCAGGAGTTTGTCTTCCGGAAGGCACTTCCTGAGCTGGTTAACCTGGTGATGACCTACAAGCCAGAGCTGATCTGGTCCGATGGGGATTGGGAAGCTCCTGACACCTACTGGAACTCAACAGAATTCCTGGCCTGGCTCTACAACGACAGTCCTATCAAG GACTTTGTGGTGGTCAATGACAGATGGgggaatggttgttactgtaaacATGGAGGCTACTACAACTGTGCAGACAG GTTCACGCCAGGCTCTCTGCCAAACCACAAGTGGGAGAAATGCCAGTCCATCGACAACCGCTCCTGGGGTTACCGAAGAAACATGAAACTCTTCGAGCTGATGGACCTGCCCACCATCATAACG GACATGGTGTATGTGGTGGCCCTGGGTGGTAACTACCTGCTGAACATAGGCCCCATGTCGGATGGTATGATCCCCCCAGTGTTTGAGGAGAGGCTGAGGGGCATGGGGGCCTGGTTGGGGGTCAACGGAGAGGCCATCTACTCCTCCAAACCCTGGAGGCTCCAGGGGGAAAACTCCACCGTGCCTGTCTG gtacacctcaaaGAACAACACGGTCTACGCCATATTACTGGAATGGCCTTCCAAACTTCTGTTTGACCTCGCAGCACCCAAAACCTCTAAGGCCACTAAT GTCACTATACTGGACGACCCGTGA